From the Thalassomonas actiniarum genome, the window GAGCTGCTCTTCATTTTTTTGTCTTCACCTTCACCATTATCAAGCACCTTGCGCCACAGGCCATCCTGGTTAAACTTGCTAAAATAAAGCACTCCTTGCTTCACCCGGCCACTATAGCCTCCCCGGGTGGTCAGCTGCCGGTGCTGCTCCAAATCCCGGCGATATTGCCATAATTGCCATTGGCCGGAGCGGGTACTGCTATAGATCACATCATCATCTTCACCGTAATTAACTACATAAGCCTGGCTGGATTCAGGCAATAGCCGGGTATAGCTTTGATTTTCGATATCCATTTCAAATACTGCCCCTGATGTAGACAACAGGATTTTTTTACCGTCGGCGGAAAACTCATAGCGGGAAAATTCAAGTTCGAACGGCAGGTTAAGCTCCAGCAGCCGGGGAGTATTATCTTCTACCAGCCATAAGTTATATGACTTGTGCCTGGTAGAGATTAGCGCAGCCATATCGGCAGAAAAACGCGGTAACAATTCCAACCGGGAGCTGGTTTGCCACAAGGTATTTGTCTCCTTGCTGATATTATATCGAAAAATTTCACTGGAAGCCCGGGTTTCACTTATTAAGATCTGCTCCTGATCTTGATGGTTTATTACCGCCAGTGAATTGATTTTCTTGCCTATTTGCCCTGACAGGGCAAGCTCCCCGGTGTTTGGGTTGAAAGTATATAAACGATCATCACTGACCAGCAGTAACTCTTGCCCGTTTGCCCGCCAGGCAAGTGTTTTAACTCTTAGTGCCAGGTGATGAACAACCGGAGCTGCCTGGTTAGCTTGCTTACCTGAAAACAACAACAGCTCGGTTGCCTGTTCATTTTTATACCTTAATACCGCGAGCTGCGTACTAGGGGGGTTAAAGGCAAAATCAAAGTCCCCTTTTAGATTACTGTGGCCTGTCGGCATGCTGAGCTGGCTGATGGTTTGGGTATTAATATCAAAACTAAAGATCTGATAGGGGGATGATTTACTGAGCCTTTGATTATAATAAATCAGGCTATCCGGCCCCCAGGCCAACCGGGTTGGCCATTTTTTGCATTGGAACAGGGGCTGTGTTTCTTTTGTCGCAAGCGTGTATAAGCGCACAAAGCAGGCAGTCAATGGAGTCAAGAAATCAGTGAGAACTCACAAGGCCAGTACCTGCCGTTAACCGACAGCAGTCACTTAGTGGTGTTTGAACATCCCCAGGTGATCTTGGATGCATTGGCCTATTTACTGGAATAAGCACCTAAGCAAGTATTAAATAAACACTGCCGTTAGGAGCTTAAGCTCAACAAGTTCTTTTCGGCAGATGCTGTCAATAATCCCCGGCAGGCGGCAAATTTTATGCCTGAATAAAGTTTATTTATAACAACTGTTTAGGGCTGTCATTGGCAATGAGCTTTAGGTTAGATACCAGTAACTCTACTGGTAATTAGTCGCTGTATCCGTTTTCTCAAGCGACTATAGATTATATAGAACTTAATATCATTTAATTACAAGATATATCGGTTTTATCTAATGGCACAAAAAAAACCAAGAAAAAATTATCGTTTATTTACTAGAACAACCGCTTTAGCAGCATTCACAAGCGGTTAACAAAAAAAACAGGTAAACTGAGGTTATTATAAAATCAATTCGGCTTACCAGGTGGTCAGCCTTTGTTAAAAGGAGTAAAAATCAAGCAGTTAAAATTAATCTTGAAATAAGGTTTCTATCTGGTCCGACTTTTTCTCCAATATTTGTATACAAAAAAACCGCTTGCATTGTTCAAATAAATGTCTATATTCGACGAACTTTTCACCAAGGAGAGAAGTGGAAATAATAAAAAGAGATATTTAAATATCTGAAGGAAATAGATGAGCAATCAAAATGGAGCAGCAGCATGGAATCTACAAAAAACATCAACAACTCATTATCTTCAAGAGAGGCTGAAATTATTAGCCTGCTCTCAAAAGGGTTAAGCAATAAAGAAATCGCCAAAACCCTGTATTTAAGTGTGCATACGGTGATCACCCATACTAGAAATATTTATAAAAAATTAAATGTAAACTCTCGCGCTGAAGCCGCTTACGAGCATTTAACCCGTCAAACAAAATAGTCACCGGTTAATCAAGACTTTACCCCCACTAAAGTCCCTATTTTTAAAGCCCTTAGTTCCCCACTAAAGCAAAACAGGCAACTGATCCTCAGCGGTCAATATTTTAATGCGTCTTTTATTTATTCCGTGATAGATAAAAGACCTTTTCAGGCCGAAGAAGCGGCAAAGAATGCACAAATATTGCCGGTATGATGACATGTGAAAAAACAGGACGAAAAATTACTTCTTAGCCAGAATTGTTATTAACTGGTTGATTTTTAAGTATATTAAGTCTTGCTTTTTTGTCCTAAAGAATGGGGGAATAGTCAATATACCTAATTCTAGGTATATGCCACGGACAAAACCCTAATTATAGTGATGCCATTATTTTCAAGCATGGAAGATCAACATTGAAAAAAGGTATTGCCCTCTTACTGATATCGGCTTTGGTTGTTACAGCCCTGTATTACTTTAACCGGGACACTGGTACTCAACACAGCACAAGTGCTGTTGCTGCCGACAAAGTTATAACAGTTAAAAGAACACCGCTAAAACAGATAGTAAAACCTATAGTATCAGCCGATAAATCAGCTTTATCCGCGACCCGAATGACCCCGGTACGTGAGATAACGACTGATAAAAATACCGGGGTTGAAGACACCGGCGCTGAAAACAACAGCAGCGAATCCTTGTTTGTCGAGTCACAAAAAGCCAAAGAGTTTTTGCAGGCATCTGGCAAGCTCAGGGAAAATTTACAAGGCGAAGTGTATATAGAAATCAGCAGCAATGAAATCAAGTCGCTGGCAGTTGGTGATACTTTTAAACTGGAAATACCGGCACTGGATATGTTCTACGACATTCAAGTGGACCATACCCGCGAGGATCAATTTGGTAACCAAACCATAGAAGCGGTTTTGCCGGATGAAGAAGGGAAATACAGCTCAATTATCACCGTTAGCGAGCGTTCCATTTACGGCAATATCACCACGCCCCACGGCATCTACGCCATTGAAGGAAACGGCCAATATGCCTGGATAGCCGAAACCGCAGGTTTGCTCGACGGTGTGATCCAAGACCAGATTGGTGGTGGCAGCACAGATAGCGAAAACCACAACCATGCGCCTATCGATACGGGTAACGGTAAGCGCGGCAGTACCCATTAACCCGAAATAATAAAAACACAAATCAAACATAAAACAAAAGGAAAATGTTATGTTGAAATCTGTATCTAAGAAGACATTATTAGGACTCTCATTATCGGCATTATTCAGTGCCTCGGCCATGGCGACAGACGTTGTTGTTGATATTTATTACACGGCATCGGCGGCATCAAGAAGCTTTGATATCCAGTCAGAAATCACGCAAATGGTGGCGGCTTCCAACCGCTATTATGCCGATAACGGCTTATCCATTAACTTGGTACTGGCAGCCACGCCATACCAGTTAGGCAGTGACGTTGTTGCTTCCCACTCTGACCTGCAAAGTGTCTACAAGGATAGCCAGATCCGAGGCTGGCGCGATCAGTTCAATGCAGACTTCGTGGTTGTGCTTGGCTCTAAAAACAGCACCTGGCAAGGCACTACCTGTGGTATCGCCGGCGACATTTACGGCCTGAAAATCTTCCCGGATCATGATACCTATGAAAGCTATGCCTACAACATCACCGCCAATGACTGCGGTAATACTACGTTAACTTTCATGCATGAGCTTGGCCACAACATGGGCTTAGGTCACTCGGTAAGACAAGGCGCCGAAGGTGGTGTTTACAAATACGGTGTCGGTTACGGCGTTGATTATGAGTTTGCCACTATTATGGCCTACCCTCAGGAGTTCAATACCTCGACCCATTTACCGGTATTTTCCGATCCGGGCAGAACCTGTAACAACTCTTATAGCTGTGGTGTCAGTAACGTAGCAGACTCGCAACGCGCCCTGGATAACATCACCAATACTATTGCCAATTTCAGGTAAGCAAACTTTTTTATTTTGCTAGCCAGGCTGCCGATCTCCCTCGGCAGCCTTTTTTCTTGCCTTGCTGTTACAAGCCGCCGGCTAAGTCGAGAAAATTGCCGGTGGAAAAAGAAGACTTTTCAGATGCCAGCCAATAGATGGCCTCCGCCACTTCCTCCGGCTGTCCGCCCCTTTGCATCGGAATTTTGCTTTGTAACCGTTCGATACGGCCCGGCTCGCCGCCATCGCTGTGCATCTCGGTATAAATAAGCCCGGGACGGACACAGTTTACCCTGATCCCTTCATCCGCCACTTCCAGTGACAAACCTTTAGTCAAGGTATCTACCGCGCCCTTGGAGGCGGCATAATCTATATATTCGTTGGGAGAGCCGCTGCGGGCCGCCCCGGATGAAGCATTGACAATAGTGCCACCTTTTTAATGACTTAGCATTTACTGCATTGGAGTATCTATCCCTCTCCATTACAAATTATCGTGATTAACTTATACCCTTATCAGAGATACCTTTCCTCCTTTACAATAGCCATATACTCAGCTTCCAATATCATCGATTTTTCAATACCTGTTTCTTCGGCCTTTATACCAAAAGTTGAGTGAGCCTGAATGAGTTTGTTCAAAGCCGAACTCAGAGTATCGCCAGTAATACTCTCGCCAGTAGATAAGTCGCTAGCAATCTGAAACATATCAAGTTCATTTGCTGTCAAAGCAGCCTGATAAATAGCATCCCAGTCCATGGTAACACCATCAGCAAACGTCAGGGATTCAACCCTATAAATGCTATATTTAAACGCATTTTCTATCAGAATTTGATCTCCTGTTACCTGGCCTTCATCATTTAATATCTCAATCAAAATATCAGCTGAGCCACTCACATTGATATTCAGCCTATCCCGGGTTATACCTTCGCCAAAGCGAATGCTATCTATACCACCATTATCCTTGATAGTATCCTGTCCATCACCCAAATTAAAAACATAAGTCTCCGCAGCATAACTTCCCAGCAAGCTGTCATTGCCTTTGCCCCCTTCAAGGGTATTGGCGTAAATGCCAAAACTGGAGTTACCATCCAGCTTCAAGACATCATCTCCCTCACCCCCATATAAAATATTATTGCCACTATTTCCGGTAAGAACATCATTACCTGCTCCGCCATCAAGCAGATCATCGCCGTTGCCCCCGGTCAAAGTATCATTGCCAGCCAGTCCATACAGACTATCATGATCGATACTGCCTACAAGGTTATCGTCATCCTCAGTCCCCGTTACAACCAGGGCGGCCTGATAAATGGCTTCCCAGTCCATAGTGCTGCCATCAGAGAATATTAGTGACTCAACCCGGAAAGCACTATATTTAAAGGCTTTTTCAATTAGGATTTGATCTCCCGTTGCCAGGCCATCATCATTTAATATTGCAATCAAAATATTATTGCCACTGAAACGAATATTCAGCTTATCCGGGGTAATACCAACACCAAAACGAATACTATCAGTACCGCCATTATCATAAATAGTGTCCTGTCCATCCCCTATGTTAAAGACATAAGTTTCGGCGGCATAACTCCCTTCCAGGCGATCATTCCCTTGACCACCTTCAAGGGTATTGCTGTATACGCTAAAACTGGAGTTACCCGCCAGCTTTAAGACATCGTCTCCGTCACCACCAAGCAAGATATTGTTACCGCTGCCGCCTGTGAGTATGTCATTGCCTGTTCCGCCATCGAGCAGATCATCGCCGTTCCCCCCGGTCAAAGTATCATTGCCAGCCAGCCCGTAAAGACTATCATGATCGATACTGCCTACAAGGTTATCGTCATCCTCAGTCCCCGTTACAACCAGGGCGGCCTGATAAATGGCTTCCCAATCCATGGTGCTGCCATCAAAGAAGGTAAGAGACTCGACCCTAAAAGCACTGTATTTAAAAGCATTTTCAATCAGGATCTGATCCCCTGTTGCCAGGCCGTCATCATTTAATATTGCGATCAAAATACTGTTGCCACTGAAACGGATATTTAACTTATCCGGGGTGATACCAATACCAAAACGAATATTGTCGGTACCACCATTATCATAAATAGTATCCTGTCCATCTCCTATATTAAAGACATAAGCCTCGGCGGCATAACTCCCTTCAAGGCGGTCATTCCCCTGCCCGCCTTCAAGAGTATTGCTGTAAACGCTAAAACTGGAGTTACCCGCCAACTTTAAGACATCATCTCCCTCCCCGCCAAGCAAGGTATTATTGCCGCTATTTCCTATGAGTACATCATTGCCGGCTCCGCCATCTATCAGATCATCACCGGCACTTCCCTGCAACTGATCATCTCCTGCTTTACCGTAAATTTGATCATTTCCGCCAAGACCGTCAATAACATCTGCACCGGATGTGCCGTTAAGCACATCATCTCCCTGTGTAATTACTAACGGTTCATTACTTTCTGCTTCCGCCGCAGCATGAATTTCATTCGCAGTCATAGTGCTGCCGTCAGCAAATTCAACGCTTTCGATACGGTTATCCATATTGGCAAAAACATTGTTCAAAGTGATGCTATCGCCACTGAGGCTGCCATCCATCGCCGTCAGGGCAATTATAATGTTATCCCCGTCACGGCTGATGTTTAACATATCCTGTATAATACCAACGTCAAAGACGAGTTTGTCGATGCCCGAGTTGTCTTCAACAACATCTTGTCCGTATCCCGGGGCAAAGAAATAAGTATCATTTCCCTGCCCCCCGTTTAACGTATCGTTACCTATATTTCCGTTCAGGCTGTCATTTCCTTCACCGCCATTTAGCGTATCATTACCGATACGCCCATCCAGGCTATCATTCCCTTCACCACCATTTAAGGTATCATCACCGAAGCCGCCATAGAGCTCATCAGCACCTTCATCACCAGATAGGGTATTAATACCGTCAGTGGCATAAAGCTCGTCATCGCCGGCTCCGCCATTTAGCGCATCATCACCGTCGCCCCCATAAAGTTCATCATCGCCAACTCCGCCATTGAGTATATCGTTACCCGTTCCGCCATAAAGCTCATCCTCATCAGCTCCGCCATTTAACGTATCATTACCGGCTTCACCGTAAAGTTCATCATCACCTTCACCGGCCTCAATAACATCATTCCCCCCTAAGCCATAAATCTCATCGGCATAAACTGAGCCATTTAAAATGTCATCTTCTTCACTGCCGGTAAGGATAAGCGCTGCGGCATGAACTTCATCTGCGGTCATAATGCTGCCATCGGCAAAAACCAAAGTTTCTATACGATTAGCCGTGTCGGTAAAAGCATTTACCAAAGTGATTTGATCACCACTTAGGCTGCCATCGCCAGCTGTCAGGGCAATAATAATGTTGTTCCCGTCATGGCTTATTTTTAATGCCTCCCGGCTAATACCGGCCCCAAAACGTAGTGTATCAGCACCCTCAGGATCATCTATGACATAGTGGCCGTCAGCCAGGTTATAAAGGTAGGTAGTATCCGGTCCGGTTTGTTGTGCCAACAAGGTATCTATATCCGCTGTTGACCAGCTGGTACCATCGGCAAAGGTAATTTCACTAAGCTTATATAGCTCATCATCAAACCATTTTCTGATAGTGATACTGTCATTGCCCGCGATCAGAGTTAAATTTGCATTATTGCGGACTAACCGGATATCGGCTTTATTGATGCCTGCGCCTAATTCCAGGCGATTAACACCATGATGGTCATTGATGATGTCATGGCCATCCCCTAGCTCAAAGCGGTAACTATCATTGCCCAAACCACCATAAAGTGTATCATTACCTGTGCCGCCAATTAAGACATCATCCCCTCCTTCACCATATAAAAGATCATCTCCTCCCTGACTACTCAGAATGTCAATATTCGCTTCGCCCACCAAAACATCGCTTTGCTCACTCATCTGAGGTAGTGCAACAACTATGTCTGCCGGTGTCCAGGCACTGCCATCAGCAAAACGGATCTCATTTAATTGTGACTGCTCAGTTCTAAACCAACTTCCTATGGTAATGCTGTCATTTCCTATGATCAGTTTTAAATTATTCGTCGAACGACCCAACTGAATATCGCTTCCCCGAATGCCTTCAGCTAACTCAAGACGGTTTGAACCTGAGTGATCAAAGATAATGTCATGCCCATCTCCCAGATTAAAGTGATATATATCATCACCACTACCGCCATAAAGTTCATCATAACCTTCTCCGCCAGTTAAGGTATCAGCTCCAAAACCACCGTACAGCTCATCATTACCTTCGCCACCATTTAACGTGTTTGCACCACTATAGACATAAAGTTCATCATCACCAGCCCCACCATTTAACGTGTCATCTCCTTCTCCACCGTATAACTCATCAGCACCTTCATCGCCATTTAACGTATTATTGCCGTCATCAACATAAAGTTCATCATCACCAGATCCGCCATTGAGTATGTCATTCCCAATTCCACCAGCAAGTTCATCATCACCTTCTCCGCCAAATAAGGTATCATTTCCTCCACGCCCAAAGATAAAATCTTCACCAGCTAAACCCGTTAAAACGTTATCGGTATTATCCCCCATTAAGGTGTCAGCGAGATCAGTGCCTTGTAACTGCACTGGTAAAGATATGTCTGCCGAAGTCCAAGTATTACCGTCATCGAATCGGATGCCGCCCAACCGATATTCGTCATTGTAAAACCAATTTTCAATGGTGATACTGTCATTACCGATATCGACTTTTAAATCAAAACGCGAATAGGATAGCTGAACATCACTTGCCGAAATACCTGCCCCTAACTCCAGATAGTTCAATCCCTGAGAATCAAGAATAATGTCATGGCCATCGCCTAATTCAAAACGGTAGATATCATCGCCTGACATACCATTAAGCTTGTCATTCCCGGTACCGCCAATCAAGGTATCATTATCATTACCTCCCGATAAGGTATCGTTGCCGCTACCGCCGTGAAGGATATCGTCCCCCCCTGCACCGTAAAGTCTATCATCTCCTCCTAATCCATTGATGATATCATCACCATCACCGCCATTTAAGTTATCAGCCTGCTCAGTTCCCCGCAGCAACAGTTCAGATATCTCTGCCGGAGTCCAGACAGTATTATCGGCGAAAACAATTTTTTCTATTTGTCTAAATGTTAAATCAAGCTGGCGGGTAATAGTTATGCTGTCATCACCTATCACCAATTTTAAATCTGTGCCAATGCGTAACAGTTCTACATCATCAGGGTTAATACCTACACCTAATTCCAGTCGGTCGACGCCATCATAATCGGTAATAATGTCATGACCATCACCGAGACTAAAGCGATAAATATCATTCCCTTCGCCATCAGTCAGCTTATCATCTCCAGCACTGCCAATAAGAATGTCATTACCTTCATCACCAAACAAACGGTCATTACCAGAGCCGCCAATTAAGGTATCATCCCCTCCTCTGCCATAAACAGTATCGTCCCCGCCGAGGGCATCAATACTATTATCATTATCATCACCCTGCAAAAAATCTGCTCCTTCAGTCCCTGGTGACATCAGGTTGACAATATCCGAAGGAGACCAGACAGTATTATCGGCAAAAACTATCTCTTCTATTTGTGAATATGGATTTTCAAACCAGTAATTGATTGTAATGCTGTCATTACCTATCACCAGTTTCAAATCAGTGCCAGAACGAAGCAATTGCACATTGTTTACATTAATCCCCTCACCTAACTCCAGTCGATCCATACCATAATATTCAACAAGCCGGTCATGCCCGTCACCGAGTTCAAAAATATAGGTATCATCCCCCTCCATGCCTGAAAGAGTATCATTACCGGTGCCTCCCTCGAGAATATCATTACCAACTGCACCATATAAACGATCATCTCCAGCACCACCAATTAAGGTATCATTCCCTGCATCTCCGTAGATCTCATCATTGCCGCCTAATCCATTGAGAATATTGTCACTCTCATCTCCAGAAAGTGAGTCATCCTGTTCAGTGGGCTGTTGCATCAAGCTAGCTATATCGGCAGGAGTCCAGACACTGTTATCAGCAAAACGTATTTCACTCAATTTATATTTGTCATCCCTAAACCAACTCAAAATCGTAATTTGTTCATTCGCCATAATTAGTTTTAGCGAATCAACTTGACGGATCACTTGTATATCTGTTGCTTTGATCCCTGCGCCTAACTCCAGGATATTAAAACCATCCCAATCATTGATACTGGTATTACCGTCCCCAAGTTCAAAAAGGTAAACATCATCCCCCTCCTGGCCAACAAGAGAATCATGACCCGTCCCTCCTCGTAAGGTATCGTCCCCCTCACCACCATAGAGAATATCGTTACCAGCTCCTCCTGTTAGGTTATCATTTCCCTCATAACCGTATAATTTATCATTACCTCCCAGGCCATCGAAGTTATCGTTACCCTCAGATCCTAATAAGATATCATCCAGCTCAGAGCCCGTTTGAATGTAGTCTTTTATATCTGATCCAGTTAAAACTAAACCGTCAGCAAAGTGTATTTCATTTAATTGATATTGTTCACTTTTATACCAATGCCTAATAGTAATGCTGTCATTGGGGAGAACAAGCTTCAAATCATTACCTGAACGTTCCCATTGAATATCTAAAAGACTGATCCCGGCTCCCAATTCCAATTTATTAGTCCCACGATAATCCGTAATATTATCGTGGCCGTCACCAAGTTCGAACAAATACACATCATCGCCTCCCTGCCCATCAAGATTATCAGAGCCAGCTCCACCGCCAAGAGTATCATTACCCTCGCCGCCAAAGAGACGATCATTACCAGCTCCTCCAGTTAGGTGATCATTTCCATCAAGACCATAAAGCCAATCATTCCCTCCCAGCCCATCTAAAGTATTAGCGCTTGTATCGCCGTATAATTCATCGTCATTCTCTGTAGCAGGATTAGCCAGAGCCAGTAATTCTGTTGCATCCCAGGAAGTTACCGAGCTGCTTGGGTCATTAAAAACCAGATTGCTAATTCGACTGGCTTCATCACCAAAATGATTTTGCACGCGAATTTCATCCTCTCCCGCATGAATAGTAATGTACAGATCATTATCCACCCGGCGTATCTGAATATTGTCAGATAAAATACCATCCCCTAAATGGATATTATCAATATCTGTTAAGCTGCCCTGATTATCAATAAGTTCCAGACCATCACCCAGATTAAAATAGTAATCATCGTTACCTAACCCACCGACTAAAAGGTCTTCCCCCTGTCCGCCATATAATTTGTCATTACCATCATTGCCATATAAGTGATCATCGCCTATTCCACCATAAAGGGCATCTTCTCCTTGTCCGCCATGCAGTAAATCATTGCCACTATTACCATCAAGTAAATCATTACCATGATCACCATAAAGTTGATCATGACCTTCATTACCTCTTAAATAATCGTCGCCATCTTGCCCATAAATTTCATCATTACCTGCAAGCCCATCAAATACATCAGTTTTAGCGCTACCATGGATTACATCAGGACCTTCCGTTACCAGGGTTGCAGACACAGGAATATCATCAAACTGCTCCGGTCCAACATCCAATTGAGTGCCATCACTAAAAATAATGGCGTCAATATAACGCTTTGCTCCCCCTTCCTGATCAAAGTGTGATTCCACTCTAAGCTCTTCAGCAGTACCATTGATAATGATCACCAAGTCATCTCTTTGATGAAACAGGGTAATGTCATCAGCTGTAATATCCCCCATCAGGCGGACAACATCATAACGGCTTTCGCCATTATCATAATTACGAATACGATCATGACCATACCCTCTGCCAAAGCGATATTCATCATTACCACTACCGCCGGTGAGAACGTCATCCCCCTTCCCGCCATCAAGTACATCATTTCCTTCCAGGCCATCCAGAGTATCGTCACCTGTCAAAGCAAACAAAATATTATCGTTACCGTTCCCTTTAATAACATCTGAGCTGGCGGTAGCATCTGAGGTTGCGCTAACTATAAGCGCAATAGTTTCATCTGAATAATTTGATAAATCGGCAATTTGTACAAAATCAGAAACACTAACCTGTAAACGCTCTCTATTTTGCGTACTATATACATTGACGCCATGTAAGGCTTGGAGCAAATTTGACATTGTATCTTGGGCACGTTCAGGGTTCGCCTCAACATCTTCAAATAGTTTCAGAATCAGCTGGCTGTAATCCGCCAGCCATTCACCAGTATCAATATCTTGTTCCCAACCTATGTCACTAAAAAAAGGTTGTAAAAAGCTACGGGCCGACAACTGAAAAAATACGGTATTAACTACATCATCAAAAGTTTCATTATGGACTATGGCATAGCCCCCTCCCCTGCCAGCAGGTGGAGAGGGTTTATAACCGTGATAAGCTTCCAAAGCTC encodes:
- a CDS encoding TolB family protein — protein: MRLYTLATKETQPLFQCKKWPTRLAWGPDSLIYYNQRLSKSSPYQIFSFDINTQTISQLSMPTGHSNLKGDFDFAFNPPSTQLAVLRYKNEQATELLLFSGKQANQAAPVVHHLALRVKTLAWRANGQELLLVSDDRLYTFNPNTGELALSGQIGKKINSLAVINHQDQEQILISETRASSEIFRYNISKETNTLWQTSSRLELLPRFSADMAALISTRHKSYNLWLVEDNTPRLLELNLPFELEFSRYEFSADGKKILLSTSGAVFEMDIENQSYTRLLPESSQAYVVNYGEDDDVIYSSTRSGQWQLWQYRRDLEQHRQLTTRGGYSGRVKQGVLYFSKFNQDGLWRKVLDNGEGEDKKMKSSSLLKTFP
- a CDS encoding response regulator transcription factor, which encodes MESTKNINNSLSSREAEIISLLSKGLSNKEIAKTLYLSVHTVITHTRNIYKKLNVNSRAEAAYEHLTRQTK
- a CDS encoding zinc-dependent metalloprotease family protein, giving the protein MLKSVSKKTLLGLSLSALFSASAMATDVVVDIYYTASAASRSFDIQSEITQMVAASNRYYADNGLSINLVLAATPYQLGSDVVASHSDLQSVYKDSQIRGWRDQFNADFVVVLGSKNSTWQGTTCGIAGDIYGLKIFPDHDTYESYAYNITANDCGNTTLTFMHELGHNMGLGHSVRQGAEGGVYKYGVGYGVDYEFATIMAYPQEFNTSTHLPVFSDPGRTCNNSYSCGVSNVADSQRALDNITNTIANFR